TCCAGCGGTCGGAAAGAATGCTCATTCGCCTTGGCTAATCGGCCTGCGACGACGCTTCAATTCAAACGGAATCTTTTCTGTGGACGGGCTTGGCGCGAGAAATCCCCGTTCTGTCGCAACTGCGGGGCAAAGCGCTCACATACTATCCACAGGCGTGTTAGTTTTACTGCATTGTCCGCGCGGACTGCGCCTTTAAGCGGGGATCCATGGCCGAAATCATTCGAATCGCCGGAGCGCCGGACAACAACGCTGAGCCGCAATCTCTGCCGCGCAACATCGAGGCCGAAGCGGCGCTTCTCGGTGCGTTGATGATCGACAACCGGCTGGTCGAGGATGTCCAGCTAAAGCTTCGCTCCGAGCATTTCTTCGAGCCGCTCCATGGCCGGATCTACGATGCGATCCTGCGCATGACCGACAAGAACATGATCGCGAACCCGGTGACCTTGAAGCCGATGTTCGATGCCGACGAGACGATGAAGGAAGTCGGCGGTGCGGCCTATCTCGCGCAATTGACCGGCTCAGGCGCCGCAATCATCGGCGCCCGTGACTTCGCACAGCAGATTTACGACCTGGCCCTGCTTCGTTCGCTTGTGGGCGTCGGCCGCGACATGGTTGAGGGGGCTCTTGATACGTCGGAGGACGTCGCGCCGCTCGAGCAGATCGAACGCGCCGAGACCGAATTGTATCGGGTCGCTGAACAGGGCGGCGGTGAAGGCAAGGCTAAGAGCTTCGGCGAAGCGACCCGGCTCGCGGTCGAAATGGCCCAAAAGGCGCTCAACAGCGGCGGCCACCTATCCGGGGTCACCACTGGTCTCGACTCGCTCAACGGCAAGATCGGCGGGATGCATAAGAGCGATCTGATGATCCTCGCCGGCCGTCCTGGTATGGGCAAGACATCGCTCGCCACCAACATCGCGTTCGCGGCGGCCCAGCGTTTCGTCCGCGACCAGGAAGACGGCATCGACCCCGCAAAATCGGTCGGCGCCCCGACGGCCTTCTTCAGCCTGGAAATGTCGGCCGACCAGCTGGCGACGCGTATCCTGGCCGAGCAGTCGGGGATCAGTTCCGAAAATCTGCGCATGGGGAAGATCAGCCAGCAGGAGTTTCGTTCGCTGGCCCGTGCCGCAGCGGAGCTGGAGAACCTGCCGCTTTACATCGACGACACCCCCGGCCTGACGATCGCAGCGCTGCGAACGCGTGCCCGGCGACTGAAGCGGCAGAAGGGCGTCGGCTTCGTTGTCGTCGATTACCTCCAGCTGCTGCAGGGCACCGGAAGGGGCAGCGCTGGCGACAACCGGGTCCAGGAAATTTCGGAAATCAGCCGCGGCCTCAAGCAGCTCGCCAAGGAGCTGGATTGCCCCGTGCTCGCTTTGTCCCAGCTAAGCCGCGCGGTCGAGCAGCGCGAAGACAAACGCCCCCAGCTTTCCGACCTTCGCGAGTCCGGCTCGATCGAACAGGACGCCGACATGGTCTGGTTTGTCTTCCGCGGCGACTATTATCTGGCGGCCAAGCAGCCGGCCGACGATCACCCGGATTTCGCCGCCTGGCAGGAGGAGATGCAGCGCATCTACGGGCTTGCCGAAGTTATTGTGGCCAAGCAGCGTCACGGCGCGACGGGCAAGATCCGGCTCAAGTTCGACAGCCGCATCACCAAGTTCAGCGATCTTGCGGAAGAGGCCTACTTGCCCGAACACCGATAGGGGAGCACCCGCCAAGGACCGGCGGGTGTGGGGGCGGATGAGGGCGCTGGAAGTTCCCCCTCCGGCGCCCTCATTTGCATGTTGAGGCCCCGAGCACAGCGTAAGCGGAGCGCAGAGAGTGTAGCTGTGCGAGAGCGGCTGAGCCCGGACGACCGCCGCCCCTAAGGCAAGCAGATCGGAAGCGAAGCTGGCGAGACGACACCACGCGGATTTACTTCGCGCAGTGCCGGCCTCCGATGAGATCAACTCAAAAAGAAAGGCCGGCCACCCTAAGGTGACCGGCCAAACTCTTTACCAAGCCGTGGCTTAGCCGCGTTCCGGCTCCGGCGGAGGCGGCGGCGGCGGCGGCGGCGGCGGGCAAGCCTCAGTCGCCAGGATCACCGAGCCGTCCGGGCACGTCTGCGTGGCAGGCGGCGGCGGGGGCGGCGGCGGGGCGGAGGCGGCGGCGGCGGCGGGGCGGAGGAGCCTCACCACCAAAGTTGAAGATCAGGCTCGCCAACAAGCTATGCGAGCTGAACTTGTCCGTCATTTCCGATGCAACCGTCGCGTCGATCACCTGGCGGTTGCAGGTGCGCGAAGGAAGAGCGGTCGACGGGCAGAGCTCGGTCGAAGTGACCGGACGCTGCGAACCGGCATAAGTGATCACCGTGTCCTGCAGGCTGACGTGGCCGGTCTGGAAGTACCGATACTTGACACCGAGATCGAGCCAGTCGGTAACGGCGAAACGGGCGCCGGCGATGAGCTGCCATGCCCACGCGCTATCGTCGTCGCTAAAGCCCTTGACGCGAGCGCGGCCGAAACCGCCACCACCGTAAAGCGCGATATCTTCAGTTACATTGAAATCGCCGAGGAGGTTGAACATCGCCGAATAAACCTTGACGGTGTCGTCAAGGCGACCGTCGTCGTCAAAGTCGTCCTGGGTGATGATCGGACGCGTGGCCCCGCGAATATCGGGAAGGTCGCGAAGAATGTTCTCGTTGATGTCGTCGAGAAGGCTCTGCGAGATTTCCGAATTGCCCTCGGCGCGCTTGTAGCCGATTTCAACTTCGGCGCGGATAAAGCCGAAATCGTAACCGGCAACCATGTCGATGTCGAAGCCGGAGTCGTATTCGATTCCAAAGGCGTCTTCGTCGAACGTATCAGCGGCGAGCGGATAGGGCGCGCCATCCGACGTCGCAGCGGTGCTGCTGAAGCTGAACGTCTCGTCGTAAGAAACGCCGATGTTGCCGTCGTTATCCTTCGGCCACATGATGCCGCCTTCGATGCCGACATAACCGGCGCCGTCGCGGGCATAGGCCGGAGCGGCCATAATTGCGGAGACTGCAGCTGCCCCCAGGAGTAACCTACGCATTCCTTGCTCCTTTGCTTTGATCTCGAGCCTGAACTCTACCTCAAGCCATACGGTCGTCGAACTGAAAACACATTCCCTAAGTGCCGGGCTGGGGAATTTGCTCGGGCGTTGTTGCCGAAGCGCAACATATGACGGGAATGTGAATTGCGTGTTGCTAGAGGCGTTTCGCCGCTGGGAAAAACGCGTGTTTTCTCGGGTTCGCTGGTCAATAACCCGAATTGGCGAAACGGCCCGTTCGCTTGAGGTTCATATGCGGCCTCCCATTTAAAGGACGCGTTTTGTGACACTCCTGTGTCGCCGATGTGGCGGCAAGGGATTGAAGCAATTTGGGAATTCCGGCACAAACGGCATTCGCTGTGAAACCGGGGAATAAGAAGGGGTGATGATGCGCGCTTCCGCGATTCTGCTGACTGCAATGGCTTCGACAATGATGTTCGCGAGTCCGGCCGAAGCAAAGAAGAAGCAGCCGCCGGTACCGGCGGCGCCGGCTCGTCCGGCTCCAATCCTCGCCTTGCCGGGCTCGCCGAATGCGAGCGC
The window above is part of the Sphingomonas sp. HDW15A genome. Proteins encoded here:
- a CDS encoding outer membrane beta-barrel protein, whose product is MRRLLLGAAAVSAIMAAPAYARDGAGYVGIEGGIMWPKDNDGNIGVSYDETFSFSSTAATSDGAPYPLAADTFDEDAFGIEYDSGFDIDMVAGYDFGFIRAEVEIGYKRAEGNSEISQSLLDDINENILRDLPDIRGATRPIITQDDFDDDGRLDDTVKVYSAMFNLLGDFNVTEDIALYGGGGFGRARVKGFSDDDSAWAWQLIAGARFAVTDWLDLGVKYRYFQTGHVSLQDTVITYAGSQRPVTSTELCPSTALPSRTCNRQVIDATVASEMTDKFSSHSLLASLIFNFGGEAPPPRRRRRLRPAAAPAAACHADVPGRLGDPGD
- a CDS encoding replicative DNA helicase; this translates as MAEIIRIAGAPDNNAEPQSLPRNIEAEAALLGALMIDNRLVEDVQLKLRSEHFFEPLHGRIYDAILRMTDKNMIANPVTLKPMFDADETMKEVGGAAYLAQLTGSGAAIIGARDFAQQIYDLALLRSLVGVGRDMVEGALDTSEDVAPLEQIERAETELYRVAEQGGGEGKAKSFGEATRLAVEMAQKALNSGGHLSGVTTGLDSLNGKIGGMHKSDLMILAGRPGMGKTSLATNIAFAAAQRFVRDQEDGIDPAKSVGAPTAFFSLEMSADQLATRILAEQSGISSENLRMGKISQQEFRSLARAAAELENLPLYIDDTPGLTIAALRTRARRLKRQKGVGFVVVDYLQLLQGTGRGSAGDNRVQEISEISRGLKQLAKELDCPVLALSQLSRAVEQREDKRPQLSDLRESGSIEQDADMVWFVFRGDYYLAAKQPADDHPDFAAWQEEMQRIYGLAEVIVAKQRHGATGKIRLKFDSRITKFSDLAEEAYLPEHR